The nucleotide sequence TAGACCTACAGGTATTTAAAGGTCTGAAATActtgttctttccttcaacTGAACTCCGTGGTGTCCTTCAGAAATACTTCAAACATGcaccagtttttattttttatttattttttttttatttgagaagTGATACCTCCCATATACTTAACACTTACCATCTGTCACTACCATCCATAAATCCATCCAAACTCTCCTTGAAGCTCATATCATACCACTTTCTTCCtgaggatcatattctgaaacactcctgcgccgcacTTCCACTGCATTCAAAAGAATCTACTTGAAGTTGCACgggtatttaagggtgtttttatagtttgagTCACAGATCAACAGAATTCTTATATTGTTAAtgggagaagcactcttgaaagcCCGACAAATcacctctgtggtctttgaaaatagtcgtgatgagagagcaaatcgtttcagaatacgggcctaaAGTCCTCTAGTGATCCACAAGCCTGTTTACATGTAGGGTGTGCAGGGCGTGGCTTAAGTAGCGGGGTGTGTCACGGTAACTAGTAGATGTCATGGGTGTAGAGTACTAGAAAACAGAGTATTTACTAACGTGACCTTCCCTGGTGACCGTGTCGAGGGCGTGCCGGTGCTTAGGGGGCAACTTTCATGAGTGTGGAAACGCGTCGCGGCTTCCGAGGCGGGCCACGCTAAATGATACAGAACGAACATGTAATTGGTGGGTAACTCTCACGGTGCGGCCTGAGTAACGCTGGGGGAAGCCTCACTTTTGACGGTGGAGTGTTGCATGtgctgagggagggaaaaaatatgcaaaaatacGTAGTGAAAAATGCGTAATGAAATGGGAAGACTCGTGGTGAatgtaaaggaaatgaaatgcGACAAAAgtttaggtacacacacacacacacacacacacacacacacacacacacacacacacacacacacatacacacacacacacacacacacacacatacacactttcaAGCCAGCGTAGCGTGATAGCGATGCGAGATCCGTTGTCACCACTagcaaaatcaccaccaccaccatcaccaccaccacagctgcgTAATGGTGGTGTTGTATGTGTAAGGAAAGCAGaccatattcctcctcctcctcttccttctcttaggtcttcctctccttctcctgcgggtagatccatctccagcatcctccttcccACGAATTCCTCGTCTCTCTTCTTGACGTGCCTAAACCAGCTCAGTCTTGCCTCTTTAGCTTGGTCCCTAAACCGGCGTACATGTGTTGTGTCACTGATGTATACGTTACTGATTTTGTACATCCTTGTCCTCTTCTCGACGTActcctcatctctctttttGATACGAGCAGACCACCTCAGCCTCGCCTCTCTACCTTTGTTCCCAAACCGACGTACATGTGTcgtgcctctctctctgatgtttaCGTTACTGATTTTATCCAGCCTTGTTACTCTTAAAGAAAAGCATGAATTCACAACAGGGAAATGAGCAACCTCCTTCAATCTCGTCTCTCTGTTGCCTGTCCATTTCAGGCCACCCCAGCAGAAGcggtctcctcttccctctcccggCATCCCTCACGCCGATTTCAGCACCACCGGTTAGGAAACTTCCCACGCGGTGCCATGTGGGGTTGGGGGTGCGGTACCTGAGGCCAAGGGTGCGGTGGTAGGTAGGCCTTGTGTGGTGGCGGTAACGGCATGGCAAGAGAGTGCTGATAGGCAGACGGTGATAGCGTGACAAGGGCGAGGTAGTAAGAAAGCCACGTGGTGACGGGGTGACAAGGGAGTGTCGATAAGTATTAATTGAGGTATGGTATTGATAATGggatgaaaatataatgaaaataaagcgTCGTATCGCAAGTAACAAGAGAAATGATGGCAGAATAACGTGTCCGCTAAAGAATACTAATAAAAAGATGAcaggatgaaaagaatgaaaataattctAAAATGACAGGATGAAAAACAGCATGAAGAAAGATAACACCACATGGAAttatagaaaggaggaaaaataagttgAAAATTGTAACATGATATCACCGCAAAATCAaaagaacatgataaaaaatagcTATACAAACGATGACACCATTtgcatataaaaaataaataaaaataaaacaaaacatagcCAAGCCGTCATATATCGTTAATTAAGATACTGACAAgttaaagataaaaacaatgtgATACTCAAACAATAAAATGAGGAACAgctagacgaaaaaaaataaataaaaaatagaagaaaaataaaactaactaGGTCAGCGtagatcattaataaaaaaaagctgataAGTTAAAGATAAAATATCatgaagtaaaaacaataagacGAGGGACGacctgacaaaagaaaaaaaaaagagaaaaagaaaaaagaattcaGTAAAACTAACTAGGCCAGAGTCGATCGTTAGTGAAAAAGGCTGGCAAGTGAAAAATCTATTAAAAACAATGTGAGGAGAAGACAATAGGATGAGGAACAGGTAGACAAAGCGTTTCTCTCACGGGAACCTCACCTGGGCACGCCTGCCACTATAATTAGGGGCCGGGGAGGCGTTACCTGGCCGAAGCGAGGGTGAGGGGTGAAGAAGGGGGAAGGCACCATGATGAAGGAGGCTGGCAGGCACCGGGAGAGAAACgccgcctcttccttcctttcccttccttccccttctcctcttctacatcgtcttcccctcccatctcaTCCTCTCTGTCTTGTTGCAAAGCTttcctcacccctcctcctcctcctccttctcattgtCGCTaatctcatgtgtgtgtgtatgtatgtgtgtgtgtgtgtgtgtgtgtgtgtttgtgtgtgtgtgtgtgtgtgtgtgtgtgtgtgtgtgtgtgtgtgtgtgtgtgtgtgtgtgtgtgtgtgtgtgtgtgtgtgtgtgtgtgtgtgtgtgtttgtctgtccgtttgtttccttctcctctttccttgaaTTCCacgtcctttcctctctctctctctctctctcaccggtgACCTTGGcagtgggggagggggtgagggcggGCGGAAAGTGAAGGTACGGGCGACAAGTTTACTATATAAGCAGCGGGCACCCTCACTGCGGCACTCCTTCCCTCGAGCTGCGCAACCCCGACATGTCTCTCAAGGTAtaaactcattcactcactcactcactcactcactcactcactcactttttgCTTTTCTACCTTTCGACTCCATTTACTCCTTCCTTACTAACTTATTCACTCAccatttttcttcccatcttccttattttttcttccctccttccttccgtacTTACTTATTGTTTTTCTGCCTTTcggttcccttccttccttccttccttactaacTTTTCGCTCAgccccttcatttcctttcttccttccttccttctttactttctcacgAGTCTTTTGCTCCTACTTGGCTCCTTTTCCTCAGTTACTTAGccaatctctctttctttttctgtatttaatttgtattcatttcatttaatttttccccTTGCCTTTCTTAagctctccctttctcctcttcatgcGCTCGTCACTGGCAGCATATTCTTTTATTCATGCTCTTCACCTCATGTTTCTGACTGTCTTGTTCTTCCCTCGTGTGTTTTTATCAGTCATCTTACCTTTACTTTTaaccatttattcatttcttatgTCTTCTACACCGGGTGAGTTCAAAAGGTTTTCATTCTACCACATCTTCACCCTCATACATTTCATCATACTGCTGCATCTCCCGCCATCAACTCTCGATATTCTTGAGTTTATTGCATTGCGTATTCACTTGTTAAATGAATGCCTTACATATTCATCGGCACCTCTGCACAGTTCTTCTTCCTActaacttttctctccctcttttgttCACCTTATAGGCAAGAGAGTTAGTCGTTATCTCATTCGTTCATTTTCATTGGTTAAGCACTTGAACAACCaagcttccttcctttttttattttttcgttcgcTCATCCTCCACATTGCACTATTTCAAGAGATTCTTAAGTAACTTGTAAGGAAAACTGTCTTTGGTCTTTTATGCGTTTGgctttttattttctgctttttctttttatattttgtttgaaTATGCATTTCTTTTGGTGTCATGTCCTTTTCAAACTCACTAGTTCTTTATCTTAGGGCGTATGGCTTCTTTGTTGCGGCGTTTAGAATCTTCTAAACAGTATTTCTCTTGGGGTTTTATGTTCATGTTTCCATCTAACTAGTTTTATCTCCTGTTCAATATTCTTCACAACTGATGATCCCTCACTACATCTTCCCTTTGTTGATGGAATCCTGTGCCTTCACTCCTCGTACCCTCATCAGATACGTCCCACCTCACGcctccctgctcctctttcCACTTCTCGTATCTCTCAAGCATTCCACTTATGTTCTCACTCTCCAGTTTCCCTCTCAAACCCCCCGTGCTCACAACACCCTGCTGTTCTTATTACGCTCCTCCCCAGTCATGTGCGCGGctcattattctgttttttatgTCCCCGACTCTGTTATTTTTCAGATCTcactcatttttccctccagttCATATTCCAGGCTTAAATTACACTCCCTCCCAGTCCTCATTCATCTCTGCTCCCTATGTTTCTGTGTTTTCCTCTTGTGTTTGCCACAGACTTGACTTTCTCTCCTTTGCATTTACTCTTTGTCACCGTGGAGTCGCTTTCAAGGTCCCTCCAGGCTTAACTTGTCTGCGTCGCCTCTGCCCACCACAGTCTTGCTCTTCTACAGGTTATTGTTTTGGCGTGTGTGGCGGCTTGTGCCCTGGCAGACCGCCGCCCTTCCTACCACGCCCCCGACCCATacgcccctcccccacccccaccaccgaGATACTCTCCACCGGCCTCCTACGGCAAGGCTCCTGAGTACCCCACGGTGAGTGCTTAATGACAGCACGTGACGTAACGCTAGGGTGTCATTTGTGTCCCACTCTTGTCCCGCCTCATGTGCCCTCAAGATTCATCTAGcatggtagttttttttttgtctcgccCACTCTTGTCTCTCGGCGTGTGAAGGGTGACTGTCCTCCTTTGTGCGTCTGGCGGCTGTCTGCCAGTATCTTAACTTACCCAAACATCCACACAGGCTCCTCCCAAGTACACGTACAACTATGGAGTGTCTGACGACTACTCCGGTGCCAACTTCGGCCACTCCGAGAGCCGCGATGGCTACAAGACCGAGGGCAGCTACACCGTGAACCTCCCCGACGGCCGCAAGCAGATCGTCACCTACGTGGACAACGGCGACGGTCTGGAGGCCCAAGTGACGTACGAGGGTGAGGCACAGTACCCTGAATACAAACCAGAACCTAAGTACAAGCCTGAGCCGAAGTACAAGCCCGCCCCAGTGTACCAGCCCGCCCCTGCATACGGCGCTCCTCCCTCCTACCGGTCCTAAGCCCGTCGCAACGCCCACACTCCCCTAGCACCGTTCCTACCTTGCTCTTGACGTTCTCCGCCCGGCACCCGCCCGCCACCACCCTAGGACTCCGCGGGCTCCtgactaattttgttttgtatttgttgtGCCAAAGTCATGGAGAAATAAACTGAAAGCGAGAACCATAACTCTCAGGACCCCAAATGGTTACTGCTTATTACAATGGTCATCTGTGTTTATGTACCGTACTTTTTTTAGTTTGGGATAATTATTAGTTGACAGTGTAGCGGAAAAACCTTTACAGCCACTTTCTACCTTCTTTCCCAGCGGTGACTGTTGCCTCTCACGCCGcggctttccttcctccccgtcGCTGTGACTCATGCGGACTTTTTTCTgcctccttcgctccttccctctgtgtgtgtgtgtgtgtgtgtatgtgtgtgtgtgtttctttgctcCCATCCTTCGCTGCTTCGACTATGTGACTTGCGgcagaatgataataatgaaaataataacaataataataataataataataataataataataataatgataatagtaataataagaagaagaaaaaatttttttgcgtgactctactactactactactactactattactactactattatcactaccaccactaccaccaacaccaccaccaccaccaccaccaccaccaacacttcctacatacgcacacacgcacacacacacggacaaggagaaaatataataaccaCTTCTTATAACATCTGTCTACGGAAAGAATGGAAATTACTTACTGTTTGgcgagtggagagagagagagagagagagagagagagagagagagagagagagagagagagagagagagagagagagagagagagagagaagagaagaaaatgacgtgtgagggagggagggagggagggagggttagaCAAGGACGtgagacaagaaaataatgagagagaaaaaaacagagaactacagacaaagaaaatggaaacaagtacgaaatgaaagaagaaagaaagaagaaaatatgaaaagtaacTAAAGATAATGTGAAatgaaagaagtaaaataagaaagagaaaaagggagctatagtcaaagaaaacgagagagaggtagaggagggagaaggtttggaaaaaaagagagatgatagggagagaagaggtgcatctgtgtgggtgtgtgctggtggtgggtggtgggtgtgggtgaccgcATGCACGCCCACCCAGCTGCCGCCCACACGTGTGACATATGGccgggaaaggaggaaagtctCTCTGGTGAGGGAagtaaggaggagaatgaaggggaagagagtgatgatgatgttgcaatggatgtaaaaataaaaaatagataatagtAAAGGTACATAAAACTGTGTAatttgctcacacacacacacacacacacacacacacacacacacacacacacacacacacacacacacacacactctccagTAGTAgatttttgtatttccttcaagttaaaaaaaaaattataagcatCACTTTTCGTAtgatttctatatattttttcttcttcgtgcttctctctcttcttgtgtgttagttttgtgtttgttttcacataattttctccCGCAACCCTTAGCTTTAGAATTATGTGGAATGAGACTTATATTTGTACTTTAAATGTTCTGTCAGCTTCCAATGATCTGTTCTAAAGACGGAAAAATGTCACACGAAAAATTACTAACACCTGTGAGCTGTTGTGAACGTGAGGTATTTCCCagaccacctcaccacctcgggtgtaggacgatttggccacggatgATTTGCCCAcggacaatttggccacgggatgtcaccgtaggacgttttggccacgggaACTTCCCAAGGTGGACGTTTTGgccatgaaacatatttactgtaatatatattatattttgtattatttacatattttcacaattattattaatattcgtatttattatattttcacaattattattaatattcgtatttattatattttctaagtGAGACAGAAGTGAAGCTTCAATTTACAGGCGTTCATAATGTGTTATGGGATTGAGATTAAAAGAGTGAAGCTTcagtttacctaacctaacctaacctaacctaacctaacctaacctaacctaaaaaattATCAAGAATTGCAGACACGACTCCACAATCTTGTACTCGACCTGAACGAAGGCAAGAAGACCATTGGAGAATTCCTTCGTGGCATAAGTCATAACCTTAGAGGTGGTCAGCCAAATGTGTAGCCCTTTTAAAtacattcatgaatattttgttcttatttttaattttaaataattttagtacatttttaaTAACAGAACAGATTAGAGAACTTTTTTGGATAATAAAACAGACTAAagatcttttcctttacttaataaGCAAGCTACTAAGTGCAATAGATTCCTAGTATTTTCTCCCGTGGCCAAAATGTCCTACCCaccgtggccaaaacgtcctagggtgacatcccgtggccaaatcgtccgtggccaaatcgtccgtggccaaattgtccgGATTCCCACCACCTCACCCCCATCAACCCAGCAGCCCGTCAGCCACCTCCACACCCTCAAGCTGTCGCTGTGACCCCGCCGTGCCGCCCTCGTCACGCATCCATCATCGTGACACTTACACGGCCCCGCAACAAGTATTATTCCTCTCATACACCTCACCGTGTTGCCTCAGAACGCTTCATTCCCTTGCATTCTCCTCCGGCCATGCCACAGGCACCAGCAGCCAACTACTACCTCGTGTTCCTGTCTTTCTGGCTCTTACGCCGCTAAGCGCATCACTCCTAAAAACATGGAATGTAAGGGAAACCACCAACAGCCAATTACTACCTTGTGTTCATGTCTTTCTGCCTCCGTTGCCCAGCGCATCACTCCTAAGAGCATATAAAGAAAACCACCAACAATCAACTGCTGCCCCGTGTTCCTGTCTTTCTGGCTCCTCTGCCGCCCAATGTGTCATTCTTTAGAGCACagaacataagggaaactgcaggaAAACCACTAAGTCTTAATGTAATATACATATCTACATATAcgtatcatccctatccataaatttatatGATCACTATCGATAAGTTTATCTAAGCTTATCTGTTCAATGTAGCTCTTACATGATCTGTTAATGAGTGTCCTTTTCACCCGCGGGTGCGGGTGCGTTGGAGGCTGATGGCTGGAGGGGGAGAGCTGCGTGCGGTGGTGGGGGGAAAGTTtggagggaaaatatgagtagTAGAAAGTGGAACCATCGGTGGCTTGTCTCCCTCTATAAATACTGTTGTCTGGTTCGTCCAAGACACCAGTGTTCGCCATGTCTCTCAAGGTGAGCCCCATTTCTCAactacctgcctgcctacctgtctttcTCACCTGCCTGTGTTTTGTTGCCTCACCTGTATTGCTCCTGTATTATTCATTcgttcttccatttccttccttcttttcttacttccttcctaccttccttcctttcttctttatttcctttcttccttcctcagatCGTTCTGTTACATCACCTTTTTTTGAcgcccttcttctcttcttccttactgttccttacgtcttgtctttctccattttctttctctctttcctctaatCAGTCTTATATTACCTAATTTATCGTTTTTCGCTGTACTTCTTGTCTTGTGCGTAACTTTATGATTCGCAACAACACTTCCTCATTtgcctcactttccttcactgcctttcctttcttactctgTCCATATTCATTTGCTTCAGTAAAAA is from Scylla paramamosain isolate STU-SP2022 chromosome 9, ASM3559412v1, whole genome shotgun sequence and encodes:
- the LOC135103329 gene encoding adhesive plaque matrix protein-like — translated: MSLKVIVLACVAACALADRRPSYHAPDPYAPPPPPPPRYSPPASYGKAPEYPTAPPKYTYNYGVSDDYSGANFGHSESRDGYKTEGSYTVNLPDGRKQIVTYVDNGDGLEAQVTYEGEAQYPEYKPEPKYKPEPKYKPAPVYQPAPAYGAPPSYRS